CCCCATCGTCAGTAATCTCTCCTTCTTCATTTAACACTAGCTGTGGATCAGCGGAAAATTGTTCTTGAAACTTTGTGAAAAATAAATCCACTTCTTCTTCTACATCTTCTTCAGACACATTGTCAGGTAACGGTGGGAGTTCATCTATAGAACGTAATCCAAATTGTTCAAGAAACAACTTGGAAGTCCCATATAAAATCGCTCTTCCAGGCCCTTCTGCTCTGCCAACTTCTTTAATAATCCCTTTTCCGTTTAACGTACGAATTGGACGCTCAGATTTCACCCCTCGAATATCCTCAATCTCGACACGTGAAATCGGCTGTTTATAGGCAATAATTGCAAGGGACTCCAGAGCTGCTTGAGATAGCGTTGCTGAAGATGGTGACTGTACTAGTCGTTTAAAAAACGGCGCATGATCTTGCTTCGTTGTTAATTGATAGCCGCCAGCTACTTCCACAAGTTGAATGCCTCGTTGCTCTGACTGGTACATGTCTTTCATTTCTGCTAAATAAAATTTAAGTGATTTCCGATCTATTTGTAAGACATCCATTAGTTGTTTTTCATCGATACCTTCTTCCCCGGACACAAACAAAAGTCCTTCTATCACAGCTTTTATTTCATGACTTTTCAACTAGTGAACCTCCCTTTTATAAATTAAAATATCATCAAAATTATTCGCTTGTTCACACCTGACGGCATTGGACTTCATTAATTCCAATAGGGCTAAGAAGGTCACCACTAAGTGTTCTTGTTGCTCATCATCGCTAAAAAGCTCGGAGAACCGACTTCTTCCACCGCTTAAGTGGATTTTACTAAGTACTCGTGACATCATGTGTTCAATCGGAATTTCTTCTCGATGAATTTTAGAATAGACTGGCTCTTTCTTCTTTTTACGTTTTGTCATTTTTTGAAAAGCTTGCAGCATATCATATATAGACACATTTATATTCACTTGCTCTGCTTCCTCGTTATCATCTAACAACGTGGTTAAATCGGTCATAGGCTTTGTAAAAAGATCGCTGCGAGCAAGTTCACGGTCTTTAAGTTCTCCTGCCGCTTCTTTATATTTTTTGTATTCTATTAACCGCAACATCAAATCTTCTCGCGTATCTTCTTCATATTCTGCAAACTCATCATCATCAATATTCTCCTCTACTGGAAGAAGCAGCTGACTCTTCATATGTAAAAGTGTGGATGCCATCACTAAATATTCGCTGGCAATGTCCAGATGGAGTACTTGCATAGCATGAATATATATCATATATTGTTCAGTGATTTCTTTAACCGGAATATCATATAGATCAAGGTCATTTTTTTGAATGAGGTGAAGCAACAAATCTAACGGCCCTTCAAATGCGTGCAATTTTACACTATATTGCATAAGTTCATCAAACCCTTCCTTACATGAAAGCATTATACCACAATCTGCCCGTGTTAAAGAGGGACGTTTCTTCACATTCATAAAAATATCGTTTATGATAATATAAGTATGAATCATGATTGTTTGGAGGACACTATGACAGTATACCCGAAAGAATATATTGAATATCTGATTCACTTTCATGGCTCACGTGATTATTTCGAATGTCATGAGATAATGGAAGAATATTGGTTAGAGAATAACCGTCACGTCACATGGTTAGCCTTAATTCAGCTTGCTGTCGCGGTCTATCATGAAAGGCAACAAAATTTGTCTGGAAGCCTTCGATTATATCGCAAAGTCCTTACTCATATGAGAGCAAATAAAGATATTTTCCACGGCCTTCATATTCATCATAGTGATACAGAACAGTTAATTAAATCTAGAATTAAAACGATCCTGCATGAAGGAACGTACGAACCGTTTAACCTCCCCTTGTCCGACAGTGATCTCATAACACAGTGCAAAAAATTATGTCACACATACGGGTGGGAGTGGTTATCAGATGATCGCGTGCAAGCAAAAGACCTCATTTATAAACATAAATTGAGAGACCGCTCAGATGTTATTCAAGCAAGGCAGCATTCTCTATTAAAAAAGAAAAGAGAAAGGGAAGAGCTCTAGTAAAAGCTCTTCCCTTCTTTACTTAACACCCATTTTTTCGGCAATGCTCTAAAAAATGCTCTGTTACCTTCGTGCCTTTTAAAGGGGTTTTATATAGATGCTCTAATTCATCAACCATTTGTTTTGCCACCCCTTCATTACGATAAGAAGGATTTAACGTTATATCATGCAAATAGATATGTTCATTTGCCTCTTCTATTCCGGCGACACCAATGATACTGCCATCTTTATGTTTCCATAAGTAGAGTTTCCATTCTGTAGAAGACCGATACGTATCCAACGTTTTTTGAATATCCTGCACCCGCTTTTCACCTGGCATAAATGAGAGCAGGCCCATCGCAATCTTTTCGTATTCTTTTTTGTAAGGTATGAGCATACGTCACCTTCTACTCATTAAAATTCTTAGTTAGATTCGCCATTTCTATAGCTCCAGCGGCTGCTTCCCATCCTTTATTACCTGCTTTTGTTCCCGCACGTTCAATTGCCTGTTCAATCGTATCTGTGGTAAGTACCCCAAAAATGACTGGAATACCTGATGATAAAGAGATAGAAGCTACTCCCTTCGATACTTCTCCACACACATAATCAAAATGAGGTGTCGAACCTCGAATAACGGTACCGAGAGTAATAACAGCATCATATTTTCCTGAGTCCGCCATTTTTTTTGCAATTAACGGAATTTCAAATGCACCAGGCACCCACGCTACATCCACGTCATCATTGGCTACGCCATGCCGTTTTAAAGCATCCTCTGCCCCACCTAATAATTTACCTGTAATAAACTCATTAAACCTTCCTACAACAATCCCTATCTTTAATCCTGTCCCAACAAGATGTCCTTCATACGTATGTCCCATAAAATTTCCTCCTATATTAAAAATGTAATAAGTGACCTAATTTCTCTTTTTTTACTTTTAAATATTTTTCATTACTAGCACTATGCGGTAATTGCAAAGGCACTCTGTCCACTACTTCTAGATCATAGCCCTTTAACCCAGTAATTTTACGAGGGTTATTCGTTAATAACTTCATTTTTCGAATACCTAAATCTCTTAAAATTTGGGCACCGATCCCATAATCCCTTAAATCCGGAGCAAATCCCAATTTTTCATTAGCTTCCACCGTATCATAGCCTTCTTCTTGAAGCTTATAAGCTTTCATTTTATTTAGTAAGCCTATACCGCGTCCCTCTTGGCGCATATAAAGCAGCACACCTGAACCTGCTTCTTGAATCTGGCTCAATGCCGCATGTAATTGTGGCCCACAATCACAACGTTGAGATCCGAAAACATCCCCTGTTAAACATTCAGAGTGTACACGCACAAGTGTGGGCTTTTCACCCCCGATATCACCTTTCACAATAGCTATATGTTCTTTGCCATCAACAACATTTGAATAGCCAATTGCTTTAAACTCTCCAAATTCTGTCGGTAATGAGATCTCAACTTCTTTTTGCACTAATTTATCTTTTCGATTACGATATTGAATCATGTCTTTAATTGTGATCATTTTTAATTGATGTTCGTCGGCTATTTGGCGTAATTCTGGGACTCTTGCCATTGTACCATCTTCTTTTATAATTTCACAGATGACACCTGCAGGAGCTGCTCCGCACATTCTAGCCAAATCGACAGCAGCCTCGGTATGTCCGGCACGGCGTAAAACACCTCCATCCTTTGCGATCAATGGGAATATGTGACCAGGGCGTTGGAAGTCAGCTGGTTTTGCTGTCTCATCAATAAGCGCTTTAATCGTAAACGACCTTTCTGGGGCCGAAATTCCAGTTGTTGTATGTTTATGATCAACACTGACAGTAAATGCTGTTCCATGAGGATCAGAGTTACGGTCAACCATCGGCATTAAATCAAGCTTTTTTGCCCGTTCTTCAGTTATAGGCGCACAGACAAGCCCCCTCCCATGAGTAATCATGAAATTAATTACCTCTGGGGTCGTTTTTTCAGCAAGAGCGACAAAATCTCCTTCATTCTCTCTATCCTCATCATCACATACAATAATGACTTCACCTTGGGCTAGAGCATATATAGCTTCTTCTACGGGATCAAATTGTGTCATGTCACCGCACCTCCTTATAAATTAAATCCATGTTCTTTTAGAAAATTATCCGTTATTTTACCAGGTGTAGACTCTACTGTTTGAATACGATTGGTTAAAAGACCTTCAATATATTTAGCGAGCATATCACACTCGATGTTCACATTGTCACCAGAACCTTTTTCACCTAATACTGTTCCCTCTAGTGTGTGTGGTATGAGTGACACCGTTACACTATTATCGGATACTCCAAATATCGTTAAGCTAGTGCCGTCCACACATATACTACCTTTCATCATCATATACTTTCGTAACTCTGGGGATATTTTAATATCGTAATAAACAGCATTGTGCTCTGGTCGTTTAGTTATAATCGTCCCCATCCCATCCACATGTCCACTGACAAAGTGACCACCGAAACGGCCATTTGCAGCCATTGCGCGCTCTAAGTTCACGGAAGAAGTCACTTTTAAATCTTTTAAGCTTGTGTGTCTAACGGTTTCTGGCA
The DNA window shown above is from Salipaludibacillus agaradhaerens and carries:
- the scpB gene encoding SMC-Scp complex subunit ScpB, translated to MKSHEIKAVIEGLLFVSGEEGIDEKQLMDVLQIDRKSLKFYLAEMKDMYQSEQRGIQLVEVAGGYQLTTKQDHAPFFKRLVQSPSSATLSQAALESLAIIAYKQPISRVEIEDIRGVKSERPIRTLNGKGIIKEVGRAEGPGRAILYGTSKLFLEQFGLRSIDELPPLPDNVSEEDVEEEVDLFFTKFQEQFSADPQLVLNEEGEITDDGE
- a CDS encoding segregation/condensation protein A encodes the protein MQYSVKLHAFEGPLDLLLHLIQKNDLDLYDIPVKEITEQYMIYIHAMQVLHLDIASEYLVMASTLLHMKSQLLLPVEENIDDDEFAEYEEDTREDLMLRLIEYKKYKEAAGELKDRELARSDLFTKPMTDLTTLLDDNEEAEQVNINVSIYDMLQAFQKMTKRKKKKEPVYSKIHREEIPIEHMMSRVLSKIHLSGGRSRFSELFSDDEQQEHLVVTFLALLELMKSNAVRCEQANNFDDILIYKREVH
- a CDS encoding DUF309 domain-containing protein; amino-acid sequence: MTVYPKEYIEYLIHFHGSRDYFECHEIMEEYWLENNRHVTWLALIQLAVAVYHERQQNLSGSLRLYRKVLTHMRANKDIFHGLHIHHSDTEQLIKSRIKTILHEGTYEPFNLPLSDSDLITQCKKLCHTYGWEWLSDDRVQAKDLIYKHKLRDRSDVIQARQHSLLKKKREREEL
- a CDS encoding GNAT family N-acetyltransferase, with the translated sequence MLIPYKKEYEKIAMGLLSFMPGEKRVQDIQKTLDTYRSSTEWKLYLWKHKDGSIIGVAGIEEANEHIYLHDITLNPSYRNEGVAKQMVDELEHLYKTPLKGTKVTEHFLEHCRKNGC
- the ribH gene encoding 6,7-dimethyl-8-ribityllumazine synthase, with product MGHTYEGHLVGTGLKIGIVVGRFNEFITGKLLGGAEDALKRHGVANDDVDVAWVPGAFEIPLIAKKMADSGKYDAVITLGTVIRGSTPHFDYVCGEVSKGVASISLSSGIPVIFGVLTTDTIEQAIERAGTKAGNKGWEAAAGAIEMANLTKNFNE
- a CDS encoding bifunctional 3,4-dihydroxy-2-butanone-4-phosphate synthase/GTP cyclohydrolase II → MTQFDPVEEAIYALAQGEVIIVCDDEDRENEGDFVALAEKTTPEVINFMITHGRGLVCAPITEERAKKLDLMPMVDRNSDPHGTAFTVSVDHKHTTTGISAPERSFTIKALIDETAKPADFQRPGHIFPLIAKDGGVLRRAGHTEAAVDLARMCGAAPAGVICEIIKEDGTMARVPELRQIADEHQLKMITIKDMIQYRNRKDKLVQKEVEISLPTEFGEFKAIGYSNVVDGKEHIAIVKGDIGGEKPTLVRVHSECLTGDVFGSQRCDCGPQLHAALSQIQEAGSGVLLYMRQEGRGIGLLNKMKAYKLQEEGYDTVEANEKLGFAPDLRDYGIGAQILRDLGIRKMKLLTNNPRKITGLKGYDLEVVDRVPLQLPHSASNEKYLKVKKEKLGHLLHF
- the ribE gene encoding riboflavin synthase gives rise to the protein MFTGIVEEKGKIHNIRQTGDAIVMTIEASKILTDVKEGDSIAVNGVCLTVTYFNDKLFTVDLMPETVRHTSLKDLKVTSSVNLERAMAANGRFGGHFVSGHVDGMGTIITKRPEHNAVYYDIKISPELRKYMMMKGSICVDGTSLTIFGVSDNSVTVSLIPHTLEGTVLGEKGSGDNVNIECDMLAKYIEGLLTNRIQTVESTPGKITDNFLKEHGFNL